One region of Streptomyces rishiriensis genomic DNA includes:
- a CDS encoding glycosyltransferase, which produces MYRAARAQQEIQRFLDIEPVQVAELELDGGGVLRPGPGSPPVTHGEVFVLVRRGGRPIGTLLGSVPEGADPKTVLMGLASREHAPGPPDTGPAQVTAQTAATAPIAATIPTTTTPTTTVPPATASNATVPPATAPSATAPTATAAPNATVPFTTVVVATRERAERLAHALDSLLAQDHPDFEIVVVDNAPVTDATLDLIERKYAEHVRYVTEPTPGLAVAHNQGVATAHGEVIAFTDDDVVADPRWLTELTAPFTADPGLGCATGLILPAGLRTPAQVLLESHGGFAKGFSARTYDPRDPPADEPLFPFTAGRFGSGANMAFRREVLRAVGGFDPATGAGTLARGGDDLYGFVRVLAGGHRLHYTPQALVWHHHRETWRDLETQAYGYGAGLTAYLTAILVNRPGLLPAFLARLPRGLAHARTLTASREAEPAADGAPGGHDARTHAWPTRLSRLQRRGMLYGPVGYLRARHALRGAVR; this is translated from the coding sequence ATGTACCGCGCTGCACGCGCACAGCAGGAGATACAGCGGTTCCTGGACATCGAGCCGGTGCAGGTCGCCGAGCTCGAGCTGGACGGCGGGGGCGTCCTCAGACCGGGGCCCGGGAGTCCGCCCGTGACGCACGGCGAGGTGTTCGTGCTGGTCAGAAGGGGCGGACGACCGATCGGAACGCTGCTCGGGTCGGTACCGGAGGGCGCGGACCCGAAGACCGTCCTGATGGGCCTGGCCTCGCGTGAGCACGCACCCGGGCCGCCTGACACGGGGCCCGCCCAAGTCACCGCCCAGACCGCCGCCACCGCCCCGATCGCCGCCACAATCCCGACCACCACCACCCCGACCACCACCGTGCCGCCCGCCACAGCGTCGAACGCCACCGTGCCGCCCGCCACCGCCCCGAGCGCCACCGCGCCGACCGCTACCGCCGCCCCGAACGCCACCGTGCCGTTCACCACCGTCGTCGTCGCCACCCGGGAGCGCGCCGAAAGACTTGCCCACGCCCTCGACTCGCTGCTGGCCCAGGATCACCCGGACTTCGAGATCGTCGTCGTCGACAACGCGCCCGTGACGGACGCGACGCTGGATCTGATCGAACGCAAGTACGCCGAGCACGTGCGGTACGTGACCGAACCGACGCCCGGCCTCGCCGTCGCACACAACCAGGGCGTCGCGACCGCCCACGGCGAGGTGATCGCCTTCACCGACGACGACGTCGTGGCGGACCCGCGCTGGCTCACGGAACTCACCGCGCCCTTCACCGCCGACCCGGGCCTCGGCTGCGCCACCGGCCTGATCCTGCCGGCCGGGCTGCGGACCCCTGCCCAGGTTCTCCTGGAGAGCCACGGCGGCTTCGCCAAGGGCTTCTCGGCCCGTACGTACGACCCGCGGGACCCGCCCGCCGACGAACCGCTGTTCCCGTTCACCGCGGGCCGCTTCGGCTCCGGCGCCAACATGGCCTTCCGTAGGGAGGTGCTGCGGGCGGTCGGCGGTTTCGACCCGGCGACCGGCGCGGGGACGCTCGCGCGGGGCGGCGACGACCTCTACGGATTCGTCCGGGTCCTCGCCGGGGGCCACCGGCTGCACTACACGCCGCAAGCCCTGGTCTGGCACCACCACCGGGAGACCTGGCGGGATCTGGAGACCCAGGCGTACGGCTACGGCGCCGGCCTGACCGCCTACCTCACGGCGATCCTCGTCAACCGGCCCGGCCTGCTGCCCGCGTTCCTGGCCCGGTTGCCCAGGGGGCTCGCCCACGCGCGGACGCTGACGGCGAGCCGGGAGGCGGAGCCCGCGGCGGACGGCGCGCCCGGCGGACACGACGCCCGGACCCACGCCTGGCCCACCCGGCTCTCCCGGCTCCAGCGGCGCGGCATGCTCTACGGGCCGGTGGGCTATCTGCGGGCCCGGCACGCGCTGCGGGGTGCTGTCCGATGA
- a CDS encoding HAD family hydrolase, whose amino-acid sequence MAAPTAYAARTAYSLIATDLDGTLLRGDDTFSDRSLDALARVASAGARHLVVTGRPAPRVRPLLDRLHSRGLAVCGQGAQLYDAGADRLLWSVTLDRELAETALGKIEAEVGQLYAAVDQDGVDGLTLIEPGYRMPHPTLPALRVDRRDDLWCEPISKVLLRHPTLSDDELASTARSVVGSLATVTMSGPGTVELQPCGITKATGLALAAEHLGLRPEDTVAFGDMPNDIPMFDWAARGVAMANAHPELKAVADEVTTSNEDDGVAVVLERLFP is encoded by the coding sequence ATGGCCGCACCCACCGCATATGCCGCGCGCACCGCGTACTCCCTCATCGCCACCGACCTGGACGGGACGCTGCTCCGCGGCGACGACACCTTCTCCGACCGGTCGCTCGACGCGCTCGCGCGGGTGGCGAGCGCCGGCGCACGCCACCTGGTGGTGACCGGACGGCCCGCGCCCCGGGTGCGCCCGCTGCTCGACCGGCTGCACAGCAGGGGGCTCGCGGTGTGCGGGCAGGGGGCGCAGTTGTACGACGCCGGCGCGGACCGTCTGCTGTGGTCGGTCACCCTGGACCGGGAGCTGGCCGAGACCGCGCTCGGCAAGATCGAGGCGGAGGTCGGGCAGCTGTACGCGGCCGTCGACCAGGACGGGGTCGACGGGCTGACGCTCATCGAGCCGGGCTACCGGATGCCCCACCCGACGTTGCCCGCCCTGCGGGTCGATCGACGCGACGATCTGTGGTGCGAGCCGATCAGCAAGGTACTGCTGCGCCATCCGACGTTGTCCGACGACGAGTTGGCGTCGACGGCCCGCTCGGTGGTCGGCTCCCTGGCCACCGTCACCATGTCGGGGCCGGGCACGGTCGAACTCCAGCCCTGCGGGATCACCAAGGCGACGGGTCTGGCCCTGGCCGCCGAACACCTGGGGCTGCGGCCCGAGGACACCGTCGCCTTCGGGGACATGCCCAACGACATCCCGATGTTCGACTGGGCGGCGCGAGGCGTCGCCATGGCCAACGCCCACCCGGAACTCAAGGCGGTGGCCGACGAGGTCACGACGTCGAACGAGGACGACGGCGTGGCCGTCGTCCTCGAAAGACTGTTTCCGTAA
- a CDS encoding transglycosylase SLT domain-containing protein: MPAAAQPRRNRFVRTLAVAATGAAVLALPVLGATTASAATPAVSTATSLGYANNLDGWIRASLQVMGQHGIPGTYNGIYRNVIRESSGNPNAINLWDSNAAAGIPSKGLLQVIDPTFRAYHVNGTSWDSYDPVANITAACNYAAARYGSIDNVFGAY, encoded by the coding sequence ATGCCCGCTGCCGCTCAGCCGCGCCGCAACCGTTTCGTCCGCACGCTCGCCGTCGCCGCCACCGGCGCGGCCGTGCTCGCCCTTCCCGTCCTCGGGGCGACCACCGCCTCCGCGGCGACCCCGGCCGTCTCCACCGCCACCAGCCTCGGCTACGCCAACAACCTCGACGGCTGGATCCGCGCCTCCCTCCAGGTCATGGGGCAGCACGGCATCCCGGGGACGTACAACGGCATCTACCGCAACGTCATCCGCGAGTCCTCCGGCAACCCCAACGCCATCAACCTCTGGGACTCCAACGCGGCCGCGGGCATCCCGTCCAAGGGGCTGCTCCAGGTCATCGACCCGACCTTCCGCGCCTACCACGTCAACGGGACGTCGTGGGACTCGTACGACCCGGTCGCGAACATCACCGCCGCCTGCAACTACGCGGCCGCGCGCTACGGCTCGATCGACAACGTGTTCGGCGCGTACTGA
- a CDS encoding polyprenyl synthetase family protein: MTVVGPFGLSVRDQALEADVQAGLAAVEEGLLEATKSAVPFITEAAQHLVRAGGKRFRPLLVVLASQFGDPYAPGVVPSAVVVELTHLATLYHDDVMDEAAVRRGVSSANSRWGNSVAVLTGDFLFARASHILADLGPEAVRVQAEAFERLVTGQILETAGPTDGRDPVDHYLDVLGGKTGSLVAVACRFGAMMSGADETVVDVLTQYGERLGVAFQLADDVLDIASDSHESGKTPGTDLREGVPTLPVLRLRERAARLSLPEDIALCELLDSDLTDDARHTEALEALRAHPALEQARRDTVRYAKEARSALAPLRECDAKAALLELCDAVVHRAG, from the coding sequence GTGACCGTCGTCGGGCCGTTCGGGCTGAGCGTGCGGGACCAGGCTCTGGAAGCCGATGTCCAGGCCGGATTGGCGGCTGTCGAGGAAGGCTTGCTCGAGGCCACCAAGAGCGCGGTCCCGTTCATCACGGAGGCCGCCCAGCACCTCGTACGCGCGGGCGGGAAGCGGTTCCGGCCGCTGCTCGTGGTGCTCGCGTCGCAGTTCGGTGACCCGTACGCGCCGGGTGTCGTGCCCTCGGCCGTCGTGGTGGAGCTGACCCACCTGGCCACGCTGTACCACGACGACGTGATGGACGAGGCGGCCGTGCGGCGCGGGGTGTCCAGCGCGAACAGCCGCTGGGGGAACTCCGTCGCCGTACTCACGGGTGACTTCCTCTTCGCACGGGCCTCCCACATCCTGGCCGACCTCGGCCCCGAGGCGGTACGGGTGCAGGCGGAGGCGTTCGAGCGGCTGGTCACCGGGCAGATCCTGGAGACCGCGGGGCCGACGGACGGACGGGACCCGGTCGACCACTACCTCGACGTGCTCGGCGGCAAGACGGGCTCGCTGGTGGCGGTGGCCTGCCGGTTCGGGGCGATGATGTCCGGTGCCGACGAGACGGTCGTCGACGTGCTCACGCAGTACGGCGAGCGGCTCGGCGTGGCCTTCCAGCTGGCGGACGACGTCCTGGACATCGCCTCCGACTCGCACGAGTCGGGCAAGACGCCGGGGACGGATCTGCGCGAGGGCGTGCCCACGCTGCCCGTGCTGCGGCTGCGCGAGCGGGCGGCACGGCTGTCGCTGCCCGAGGACATCGCCCTGTGCGAGCTGCTGGACTCCGACCTGACCGACGACGCCCGGCACACCGAGGCGCTGGAGGCGCTCCGGGCCCACCCGGCGCTGGAGCAGGCCCGCCGGGACACCGTGCGGTACGCGAAGGAAGCGCGGTCCGCGCTGGCGCCGTTGCGGGAGTGCGACGCGAAGGCGGCGCTGCTGGAACTCTGCGACGCGGTGGTCCACCGGGCGGGCTGA